Proteins encoded together in one Armatimonadota bacterium window:
- a CDS encoding efflux RND transporter permease subunit → MSLAALAVRRQVLVLMVIAGLLVLGLIAYGRLPVELFPNVQFPFVSVVTAYPGAGPEEVERLITRPLEEQLSSLTNVRTIRSISAEGASTVGIEFALGTDIDAAAADVRQRVDLVKAGFPRDAQDPIVQKFDFSALPVVLLGVSGPSGLGLRELAEEVIKPRLERVPGVAAVTVSGGREREIEVAVAQDRLRAEGFTIDQVEEALRLANLNIPAGRLRAGDEEFLVRVVGQFGRVEAIGDLVLQRGDGYTIPLRAVAEVRETFREPDQFTRLNGRDSVGLSVQKQAGANTVEVAEGVRRVVRDLRGILPPGTAIAVARDDSLFIRDAIADVQGNLLLGAALATLVVLLFLHDLRSTVIIALALPAAIVATYIPMFFFGFSLNTLSLLALAIAIGLMVDNAIVVNENISRHLALEPTPALAAERGAREVELAVWASNLANVAVFIPIAFTRGLVGQFFRQFGLTVVFANLFSILIGFTLTPMLSARWLRPRRPEDRPGRFATWWDRGFGRLQDRYAGLLRWALGRRWTVVGGAALLFAASLALVASPLIGKEFFPTGDYGQFQVSVTMPPGTALRQTDRAVRAVEAVLRDLPEVEAVFALVGGAEDPFLGTTSGSQRGQIFVNLVPRERRTRSVDEVMAEVRARTRRIAGAEVHVAAQGGAGPGTAPVQVELSGPDVAVLQRLAAQVERIVARTPGTTNVDTNLDAGTSEVQVRLDQARLAELGLTTARVGTAVRQALAGVAASRYRGVGQEVDIVVRAGAADRAAVERLADLHVATVGGRPVRLGDVATLEVRRGPAVIERKDRQRLAVVSASLLGRPLSAVVNDIQRALPAVALPPGYTVRFGGEAEFQRETFGDMLFALGLGSLLVYMTMAAQFESLVQPFVIMFSLPLASIGTFLLLLLTRTTVSLISLLGIVMLAGIVVNNAILLVEFITQRRREGAPRQEAILAAARTRLRPILMTALVSIMGGLPVALGLGASGAEWRRPLGVAVLGGMFTSTALTLVVIPTVYTLLDDLLARAREVRLRGVRVRQPLPVTGGAGAAGEARGRQADHPGGPTPPGAHA, encoded by the coding sequence ATGTCGCTGGCCGCCCTGGCGGTCCGCCGCCAGGTCCTCGTCCTCATGGTGATCGCGGGCCTGCTCGTCCTGGGCCTCATCGCCTACGGCCGCCTGCCGGTGGAGCTCTTCCCCAACGTGCAGTTCCCTTTCGTCAGCGTCGTCACCGCCTACCCGGGGGCCGGGCCGGAGGAGGTGGAGCGCCTCATCACCCGGCCGCTGGAGGAGCAACTTAGCTCGCTGACCAACGTGCGCACCATCCGCTCGATCTCCGCCGAGGGCGCCTCCACGGTGGGCATCGAGTTCGCCCTGGGGACGGACATCGACGCGGCGGCCGCGGACGTCCGCCAGCGCGTCGACCTGGTGAAGGCCGGCTTCCCCCGGGACGCGCAGGATCCCATCGTGCAGAAGTTCGACTTCAGCGCCCTGCCGGTGGTGCTGCTGGGGGTGAGCGGGCCGAGCGGGCTCGGGTTGCGCGAGCTGGCCGAGGAGGTGATCAAGCCGCGCCTGGAGCGCGTCCCCGGCGTCGCCGCCGTCACGGTCTCGGGAGGCCGCGAGCGGGAGATCGAGGTGGCGGTGGCGCAGGACCGCCTGCGCGCCGAGGGGTTCACCATCGACCAGGTGGAGGAGGCCTTGCGCCTGGCCAACCTCAACATCCCGGCGGGTCGCCTGCGGGCGGGGGACGAGGAGTTCCTGGTGCGGGTGGTGGGGCAGTTCGGCCGCGTGGAGGCCATCGGGGACCTGGTCCTGCAGCGCGGCGACGGCTACACCATCCCCCTGCGCGCGGTGGCCGAGGTCCGGGAGACCTTCCGCGAGCCCGATCAGTTCACGCGCCTCAACGGCCGGGACAGCGTGGGCCTGAGCGTGCAGAAGCAGGCCGGGGCGAACACCGTGGAGGTGGCCGAGGGGGTGCGGCGGGTCGTCCGCGACCTGCGTGGGATCCTGCCGCCGGGCACGGCCATCGCGGTGGCCCGGGACGACTCCCTCTTCATCCGGGACGCCATCGCCGACGTGCAGGGGAACCTCCTCCTGGGCGCCGCCCTGGCCACGCTCGTGGTCCTCCTCTTCCTGCACGACCTGCGCTCCACGGTCATCATCGCCCTCGCCCTGCCGGCGGCGATCGTCGCCACCTACATCCCCATGTTCTTCTTCGGCTTCTCCCTCAACACCCTCTCCCTGCTGGCGCTGGCCATCGCCATCGGGCTGATGGTGGACAACGCCATCGTGGTGAACGAGAACATCAGCCGGCACCTGGCCCTGGAGCCCACACCGGCCCTGGCGGCCGAGCGGGGCGCGCGCGAGGTGGAGCTGGCCGTGTGGGCCAGCAACCTGGCCAACGTCGCCGTCTTCATCCCCATCGCCTTTACCCGCGGGCTGGTGGGGCAGTTCTTCCGCCAGTTCGGCCTCACCGTGGTCTTCGCCAACCTCTTCAGCATCCTCATCGGCTTCACGCTCACGCCGATGCTCTCAGCCCGCTGGCTGCGGCCGCGCCGCCCGGAGGACCGCCCCGGGCGCTTCGCCACCTGGTGGGACCGCGGGTTCGGCCGCCTGCAGGACCGCTACGCCGGGCTGTTGCGGTGGGCGCTGGGGCGCCGCTGGACGGTGGTGGGCGGCGCGGCCCTGCTCTTCGCGGCCAGCCTGGCCCTGGTGGCCTCGCCGCTCATCGGCAAGGAGTTCTTCCCCACGGGGGACTACGGGCAGTTCCAGGTGAGCGTGACCATGCCGCCCGGCACGGCCTTGCGCCAGACCGACCGGGCGGTGCGGGCCGTGGAGGCGGTGCTGCGCGACCTCCCCGAGGTGGAGGCGGTCTTCGCCCTGGTGGGCGGCGCCGAGGACCCCTTTCTCGGGACGACCAGCGGGAGCCAGCGGGGGCAGATCTTCGTGAACCTGGTGCCCCGGGAGCGGCGCACCCGCTCGGTGGACGAGGTGATGGCGGAGGTGCGCGCCCGCACCCGCCGCATCGCCGGCGCGGAGGTCCACGTGGCCGCCCAGGGCGGTGCCGGCCCGGGCACGGCGCCGGTGCAGGTGGAGCTGAGCGGGCCCGACGTGGCCGTGCTGCAGCGCCTGGCCGCGCAGGTGGAGCGCATCGTGGCCCGCACGCCCGGGACGACCAACGTGGACACGAACCTGGACGCCGGGACGAGCGAAGTGCAGGTCCGGCTGGACCAGGCGCGCCTGGCCGAGCTGGGGCTCACTACCGCCCGCGTGGGCACGGCGGTGCGCCAGGCCCTGGCCGGGGTGGCGGCCAGCCGCTACCGCGGCGTCGGCCAGGAGGTCGACATCGTCGTGCGGGCCGGCGCCGCGGACCGCGCCGCCGTGGAACGGCTGGCCGACCTGCACGTGGCCACGGTCGGCGGCCGCCCGGTGCGCCTGGGGGACGTGGCCACCCTGGAGGTGCGGCGGGGCCCGGCGGTCATCGAGCGCAAGGACCGGCAGCGCCTGGCCGTGGTCTCGGCCAGCCTGCTGGGCCGGCCGCTGAGCGCCGTGGTGAACGACATCCAGCGCGCCCTGCCCGCCGTCGCGCTGCCCCCGGGCTATACCGTGCGCTTCGGCGGCGAGGCCGAGTTCCAGCGCGAGACCTTCGGGGACATGCTCTTCGCCCTGGGATTGGGGTCGCTGCTGGTCTACATGACCATGGCCGCGCAGTTCGAGTCCCTGGTGCAGCCCTTCGTCATCATGTTCAGCCTGCCGCTGGCGTCCATCGGCACCTTCCTGCTGCTGCTGCTCACGCGCACGACGGTGTCGCTGATCTCGCTGCTCGGCATCGTCATGCTCGCCGGCATCGTGGTGAACAACGCCATCCTGCTGGTGGAGTTCATCACGCAGCGGCGCCGCGAGGGCGCGCCGCGCCAGGAGGCCATCCTGGCGGCGGCGCGCACACGGTTGCGCCCCATCCTGATGACGGCGCTGGTCTCCATCATGGGCGGGCTGCCGGTGGCGCTGGGGCTGGGGGCGAGCGGGGCGGAGTGGCGCCGTCCGCTGGGCGTGGCCGTGCTGGGCGGCATGTTCACCTCCACCGCCCTCACCCTGGTGGTGATCCCGACGGTCTACACGCTGCTGGACGACCTGCTGGCACGGGCGCGTGAGGTGCGCCTGCGGGGAGTCCGCGTGCGCCAGCCGCTCCCGGTCACCGGCGGGGCGGGGGCCGCAGGCGAGGCCCGTGGCCGCCAGGCAGACCACCCCGGCGGCCCCACCCCCCCGGGCGCGCACGCCTGA